A region of the Corynebacterium endometrii genome:
ATCGTCCCAGGTGATGTTTCTGCGCTGACTCAGATACATTGTCATGAGAAGTCTCTGGGGGATCCTTCCCAAAGTACGCGCCTTCTGGCTGCACTGGGAGTTAGTGAGGAGCAGATCGCTACGGGGTGCTGCGGTCTCGCTGGCAACTGGGGCTTTGAGAAGGGGCACGCTGAAATGTCGTTGGCTTTGGGCGAGCGTGAGCTATTCCCGCGGGTGCGGGAAGCGTCCAAAGACGGCAAGGAGATCATTGCTGATGGGTTTTCGTGTCGTACCCAGATCAGTCAAGGTACAGGTGCTGAAGCTAAACACATTACCGAGATAGTTCGGGACATTATCTGCTGACTTACTATTCAACTTCCCTTAGTAATGTTGCGGTGCGTTTCTAGCACTGTACCGAACAATATCGTGAACGTGTCCGCCTCACGGCTCGACGAGCTGGCGGACACGAAAAAGCGGCGAGGAGGTAGTCTCCACGCCGCTTTAGGGGGTTAAGGGGTTACTGCTGGCCGAACTGCCCGGTGGCTGCCGGCGCTAGGTTGGTGTAGACGTGCTTGTGCTCTTGGTATTCCGCGAGGCCGGTTGGGCCCAGCTCGCGGCCGTTGCCGGATTGCTTGTATCCGCCCCACTCGGCCTGCGGCAGGTAAGGGTGGAAGTCATTGATCCAGATGGTGCCGTGGCGCAGGGCGCGGGCCACGCGCTCCGCCTTGCCGGCATCCGTGGTCCAGACCGCGCCGGCTAGGCCGTACTCGGTGTCATTGGCAATCTTGATGGCTTCTTCCTCGGTGTCAAAGGTCTCAACCGTGACGGTAGGGCCAAAGGCCTCGGCGTGGACGCACTCCATGTCCTGGGTGCAGTTATCCAGGATGGTCGGCAGGTAGTAGATGCCGGCGCCGAGGTCCGTCTCGCCGGTGCCGTGAGGTCCCTCGTTGTCGGAGGACTCGGCCTTGCGGCCGCCGGAGAGCACGGTAGCGCCCTCCCGCTTGGCGGTCTCAACGTAGTCAGTGATCTTGTCGCGGTGCTCGGCGGAGATCAGTGGCCCGGTCTCAGCCTTGGAGTCCGTTGGGCCGCCGATCTTGATCTTGTTGGCGCGGCGGGCCAGTTCCTCAACGAACTTGTCGTGGATGGAGGCCTCCACAATCAGGCGGGAGCCCGCGGAGCAGACCTGGCCGGAGTGGAAGAACGCGGCGGTCAGGGCGTTGTCAACCGCGGCCTCGAAATCAGCATCGGCGAAGACAACGTTGGGGTTCTTGCCGCCCAGCTCAAGCGCCGTGCGCTTGATGGTTCCGGCGGCGTTCTTGGCGATGAGCTTGCCGGTCTCAAGCCCGCCGGTGAAGGACACCATGTCCACGTCCGGGTGGGTGGACAGTGGGTTGCCGCAGTTGGCCCCGGCGCCGGTGATGAGGTTGGCCACGCCCGCCGGCAGGCCCGCCTCTTCGAAGGCGGCCATGAGCAGCATGGCGGTGTGCGGGGTCAGCTCGGCCTGCTTGAGCACAAAGGTGTTGCCTGCGGCGATGGCAGGGGCCACCTTCCAGGACACCTGCAGCAGCGGGTAGTTCCAGGGGGTGATAAGGCCGCATACGCCCACTGGTTCGGCGTCGATGCGGGAGCGGACGTTGTCATCGGCGGGGTCAACCACGCGGCCGGCCTGGTGGCTGGCCAAGGTGCCGAAGTACTCGAAGGCGCCAGCGATGTCATCCATATCGCCCTCGGACTCTTCCAGGCGTTTTCCGGTATCGGCGGACTCGGCGGCGGCGAATAAGTCCTTGCGCTCGCGGATGATATCGGCGACCTTGAGCAGGATCTTGCCGCGCTCGATGGCCGGGACGGAGGTCCACTCGCCGGCGTCGAAGGTCTCGCGGGCGACCTTGATGGCGCGCTCCGTGTCCGCGTCGGACGCCTCGGAGACCACGCCCACGGTGGAGCCGTCCGCCGGGCAGGTGATGGTGCGGGTCTCGCCGGACTGGGCCGCTACCCACTCACCGCCGATGTAGAGGCTGCGGGGGCCGCCAGAGGCGTGAACAGGGGCGAGCATTTCTTCTTTGGTTGGGTCGAAAAGGGAGGTCATAAAAGCCTTTCAAATACGTTGTTGTTAACTATCGTCGCGCCAGGTGCGGATCGGGGCCGCATTGTCTGACATGTCGGAGCTGCCGGAATCCTCACGCTGCATGTGCAGGAACGCCATGTGCCGTTCAAACAGGTCAAGCAGGTTGTTGATGAGCTGATGCTGGGTATAGCCGTAGACGTCATAGCCCAGGGAGCCGCTGAGGCCGTAGACCTCAAGGCGGTAGTAAAGCTCTTCGCCCACGCCCTCTGCATAATCCGGTCGGGGTTCCGCCACGGGGAACAGTTGATAACGGAAGTTGCGCTCGTCTTCCAACTGAACGTTGAGATCCAGGTGGGAGACGTTGATCTCAGGGACCACGGAGGTCAGAAGGGTGGCCTTGTAGCCGTTGGCGCGCATCTCCTCCGTGACCTTCTTCAGCGCGGGCGCGGCGGTCTCGCGGATGTAGTTAGTCATGTCATCGCGCGTTGGCCATGCGGTAGCGCGGTTGAGGCGCAGTTTCCACAATTCATCAGAATCCGAGGTGGAATCCACGCGGCCGGACATTGCGTGTGGGAGGGCCAGGGCGCGGGCCTGGGCCTCGTAGTGTTCCAGACGCAGGCACTTCCACAGGGAGAACATGATGAAGTACACCACGAAGGAAAACGGCAGGCCCATGACGATGGTCGCGGACTGGACGGTGGGGATACCGTCAATCTGCAGCATGGTCAGGGTCAGCACGCCAACCGCCACGGACCAGAAGATTCGGGACCAGCGTGGGCCGTCCTGGCGGGAATCCGTGATGCGGGAGGTGAAGTTAGACATCACCAGGGAGCCGGAGTCCGCGGACGTGATGTACAGCAGCAGGCCAATCAGGGTGGCGATGATGATGAGGAACGTGGCCCCAGGGTAGGAACCCAGGAGATCATAAAAGCCCTGCTCGGGATAGTTCATCGCAGTCTCGCCGAACTCTGCCTTACCCTGGTTGCGGACCAGGTCGATGGCGGAATTGCCGAAGAAACTCATCCACAACAGGATGAACAAGAACGGGAACGTCAGGGTGCCCACGATGAACTGGCGCAGGGTGCGGCCGCGGGAGATGCGGGCCAGGAACAGGCCGACGAATGGCGCCCACGCAATCCACCATGCCCAGAAGAACAGGGTCCACGCCTCCATCCAGGCGTGGGTCTCATCCGGATTCGGGGAAAACGCCATGGTGTCCATGGTCCAGGAAGGGAAGGAGGAAACGTAGTCACCAATGTTCATGATGAGCGTGTCAAAGAGGTAAGAAGTCTTACCCGCGATAACCACGTACAGCATCATGGCGATGGCGAGGAACACGTTGGCCTCGGACAGGCGGCGAATGCCCTTGTCCACGCCGGAGACGGCGGAGACCGTGGCCACGGCAATGGCCACGATAACCAGGCCGGCCTGCAATCCGGCGCCCTGGTCCCAGCCGGTGATGAGGTGGATGCCGTAGGCGAGCTGTACCACGCCAATACCCAGGGACGCGGCCACGCCGAAGACGGTGCCCAGCATTGCGGCGATGTCTACCGCGTCGCCGGCCGGGCCATGCACGCGCTTTCCAATCAACGGGTACAGCGCTGAACGGATGGCCAGCGGCATGTTCAGGCGATATGCAAAGTACCCGAAGGCCATGCCCATGAGAGCGTATAGTGCCCAACCGGTCAGGCCGTAGTGGAACAGGGCAAAGACCACGGCGTCCTTGGCGGCCTGCATGGATTCGGGGTCCTCCAGCGGCGGGGCCAGGTACATGGTGATTGGCTCCGCCACCGCGAAGAACATCAGATCCACGCCAATGCCGGCGGCAAAGAGCATGGAGGCCCAGGTAAAGAGGTTGAACTTTGGGCGGGAATGGTCCGGGCCCAGGCGGACATGGCCGGAGCGGCCAAAGGCGATGACTAGGACGAATACCACGGCCACCGTGGCGGTGAGGATGTAGAACCAGCCCAGGTTGGTGGCAATCCAGCTGGTCACGTTGCCCAGGGTCTCTTGGGCGTGCTCCCGGCCAAAGAATGCGTAGGCCGCCACGGCCAGCACGCCGATGGCGGAGATGATGAACACCGGCCAGTTGGTCTCCGGCGGTTCAACCTCGCCGGCTCCTACATCGTCACCGGTTTCTGCGCGGTAGCTGCCCACCAGGGCCCGCAATTGGTAGCGGTTCGCCCGGCGCTTGGCGGGCTGGGCCACCTCCTGAGCCTCACTCTGGTGGCCTGGATTCGTATCAGACACGTCAATAATCTCCTCACGCGCCTGCCCTAAGGGGCCGGGTGGCCACCATTGTTCGGCCGCTGCAAACCGCAACGCCCAGGGCGGTGATTGGGAGCTCCGCCGGGGCGCTTCTTGGGGCTTCAAATCCCAAGGCAGGACCGCGTTTCCGGTCCGCGATTCAAGACGGCTTCACGGAAGCAGGCGCTTGAACTTTAGTTATAGGGTGTTTTCCAAATTGAATGGGATTTTAGCCAAAAACCGTATCAATCTATATGCTAGGTTACTGTAACAACCGTTCGGTTTCACGTTGGTGAGATGACTAGGGGTGATTTTCTGCCGCGTCAGCTCCATCGCTGGAGGGGCCCTCGCGGCGGCCGTGCGCAGGAAAGTCACGCTGAGACCTGTGGAAACCGTGAATAAAACCATATGCGCGAAAGGAATCTTGATGAATTTCGTCAACAAAGTACTCAAGCGAGACAAGGCCAAGACTGAGGGCAAGGCCAAGACTGCCCCATCCGTAACTGATGAAGTCAGCGACGTAGTAGTTGTGGGCGGCGGCTCCGCCGGCTCCGTCATCGCCAACCGCCTGACCGAGGACAAGGACACCCGCGTGGTTGTCCTCGAGGCCGGCCGCCCGGATTCCCTGTGGGATCTGTTTATCCACATGCCATCCGCATTCTCCTTCCCAATCGGGAACAAGAACTACGACTGGAAGTTTGAGTCGGAGCCGGAGCCAGAGATGAACGGCCGCCGCGTGTACCACGCGCGCGGCAAGGTCCTGGGAGGCTCTTCCTCCGTCAACGGCATGATCTACCAGCGCGGCAACCCGATGGACTATGAGAAGTGGGCCAAGAATGACGGGATGGAGCACTGGGACTTCGCCCACTGCTTGCCATACTTCAACCGCATGGAGACCGCCGCCGCGGCGGAGCCTAACGACCCGCGCCGCGGCCACAACGGCCCGCTGTACCTCTCCCGCGGCCCCGCAACCTCCCCGCTGTTCCAGGCGCTGTTCAAGTCCGTCCAGCAGTCCGGCCGCAACCTGACCAATGACGTCAACGGCTACCGCCAGGAGGGTTTTGCCCCGTTTGACCGCAACATCAAGCACGGGCGCCGCCTGTCCGCGGCCCGCGCGTACCTGCACACCATCAAGAACCGTAAGAACCTTGAGATCCGCACCCGCGCGCTGACCTCCCGCATCCTCTTCGAGGGGCAGAAGGCAGTGGGCGTTGAGTATGAGTGGAAGGGTCAGACCCGGCGCATCTATGCCAAGAAGATTGTCCTGTCAGCGGGCGCTTTCAACACCCCGCAGCTGATGCAGGTCTCCGGCGTTGGCCCTAAGGAGCTGCTGGAGAGCCACGGCATTAAGGTGGTCAAGGATCTCCCGGGCGTGGGCGAGAACCTGCAGGATCACCTGGAGGTCTACATCCAGTATGAGACCAAGAACTCCACTGACTCCTCCCAGCCTTACCTGGACAAGTGGCGTTGGCCGCTGATGGGCCTGCAGTGGCTGACCACCCACAAGGGGCCGGTCGCCACCTCCCACTTCGAGGCCGGTGGCTTTGTGCGTTCCAATGAGAATGAGGAATACCCAAACCTCATGTTCCACTTCTTGCCGATGGCGGTGCGCTATGACGGCCAGAAGGCTGACGTAAAGCACGGCTTCCAGTGGCACGTGGGCCCAATGTTCTCTGACACCAAGGGCCATGTCCGCATCAAGAGCGCAGACATCAAGGACAAGCCGGAGATTTTGTTCAACTACCTGCGCACGGATCAGGACCGCCGCGAGTGGGTGGAGGCGATCCGCGTCGCCCGCTCCCTGCTGGACACCGAGGCCATGCGTGAGGTGGGGGCAACCGAGTTCAGCCCAGGCCCTGCCGTGCAGACCGATGAAGAAATTCTGGAATGGGTGCGCAATGACGGCGAGACCGCGCTGCACCCATCCTGCACCGCAAAGATGGGTTCCAAGGATGACCCCATGGCCGTGGTGGACCCTGAGACCATGCAGGTCTGGGGCGTCGAGGGGCTCTACGTCGTGGATGCGTCCGTCTTCCCATCCGTGACGAATGGCAACATCTACTCCCCAGTGATGATGGTTGCCGAAAAGGCCGCGGACCTGATTGCGGGCCGCACGCCACTGGAGCCAATCCACGTGCCGTGGTACAAGGCCGGCGAGGACATGCCGCTCTACGCCGAGGGTGAAGCCATCCGCGATCACGTCGAGGCACCACGCGGCGCTTACTAAAAGCCCGCCACCGGAGCACGGCCAGTGTTCCGGCCGCCGCCTGCCCCCGCGTCGGGCGGGCGGCTTTTCCTATTCCAGGCCGTCGCGGCAGGCTAGTATATGAACAATGTTGAGGAAACTACCGCTGCCGCTTGCCGTGGCGTTTAGCCTGGCGCTGGGGTTGGCCGCGCCCGCGCAGGCCGCCACCACGCTCAATCCATCCGGCGTTCCGGAAAGGACGTCCATCACGCTGCGCTACGGCAATGGCGCCACCGTGGCCACGCCCAATAGCCACCAGTCCCGCCCGGCGCTGTCCCTGTCCAAGCTCTACCTGGGCTACTGGGTCTCCCGCAACGGCGCGCCGGAGGACAAGGCGCGGGTGGAAAACATGATCCGCTACAGCGAGGACGGCACCGCCTCCTACCTGGACAGGAAATACCCGCAGGCTATCCCGTCCGTCATCGGCCAGTTTGGCCTGACGGAGACCCGCCACAATGGCTACTGGGGCAATACCACCACATCCACGCAGGATATGGCGCGTTTCCTGTCCACCGTGCGTGGGGATCCCGCCGCCGCGCCGCTGTTCCGCGGGATGGAGACCGCAGCGCCCATCGCGGCCGACGGCTACCGCCAGGACTACGGCACCGCCCGCATCCCCGGCGTGACCGGCACCAAGTTTGGCTGGTCGGATGACCGCGCCTCCCTGCACGCCACCGCGTCCACGGGCAATGGCTTTGTCATCGCCGCGCAGACCTCGGGGCCGGCCGCGCAGCTTACCGCCGACGTCCTCGGCGCCGTTCGCGTCACCCCCAGCGCCCCGGGCGCTCCGGCCGCCCCCGCGCCGGCCGGTTCCTCCCGGGGGCTGGTGGCCGCGGCGAATAACCTGCCGCGTGAAACCCCGCAGCACCTGCGCCGGGCCGCGCGCGATGCGGCCTACGGCGTTGCCCGCACCGAGGCTCAGGTCACCGGCCAGGTGTGCGACGCCCTGGCGCGGGCGGGCTCATCCCAGGTGTGTTAAAGCCCGGCCCGGCCGGGTAGGGGATGCGCACCCAACCCGGGCCCGGCGGCCGCGTGCGCGCATGGCGGTTGCCGCGGCGCACCAGCACTATGATGGTTGAGTACATCGCCACGGCCACCACGGTGTTCTTGGCGAGGTACGCCGCGTCATCCATGAGGTAGTTCCACGCAAAGTGCAGCGCCACGGCCGCAAACGTCCAGCCCACGGCCGGCCCGATGTTGCGCTTGTGCAGCGCCCAACCCACGCCCCAGCCGGCGATAGCGGCAAACACCACGTGCAGGCCGGGCCCCACTATCACGCGTAGACCCCAGGTGAAGGTGGCGCCAACCGCGTCCGATTCGGGATCCATCACCGCGCCCGTCACGCCGTAGAGGACGTTTTCGAAAATCTCGAAACCGGCGCCCACCACCGCGCCCACAATCAGCCCGTGCCACGGCCGGTCGAATTGCGAAAAGGCCAGCAGGATAAGCGCCACGATAAGCGCCTTGGCCACTTCCTCCGGGTAGCCGCCGGCCCAGCTGGCGGCGGCATTATCCCAGCCCAGCGCCGTGGCGGCCTCAATGAGGGCCACGGCGGGTAGCACGGTAAGCCACATCGCCCCGCCGGAGCCTGCCAGCAGGGCGCAGGCGACCCACAGGGCATTGGAACGGCGGCCGCGTCCGGGCCACATCGGCGAGCGGGAGATAAACCACAACAAAAGGGCCAGATACAGCCCGCCCGCCACCATCCCAATGCCGAACCCCACCGGGGAAGATATCGCGGATGTGAACAGGAAAAACAGCACGCCGCCCAGGCCGGACAAGGTCAGCAAGCCAACCAGGATCTTCGCGGCCGTCATAGCGCCTCCAGGTTGGTCGCGCCGCCGGTCGGCAGTGGTGCCCGCGTTGCCGTGGCCCACAGGGCCTTGGCCAGGTCCCCGGCGCCGCGCCCGCTGATAACCGCGTAGTCATCTCCCACGTTGATGGCGATGAGCGCGTGTTCGGCGGCGATGAACACGGAGCCGGCCTCGGAAGCCAGCGTCTGGCCCTCGGGCTGTGCGCCGCCGCCAAAATACATGCGGGCGGTGCGCTTAAGGGCGGTGGTCGGGTCAAAAGGAAGGGAGGGCTGGGCCGCAAGATAGCGAGTCGCCACGACCGTGTCGCCGCAGTCCCACGACGCGTCAAATTCCATGGGCTCCTCCACCGCGCACCGGGTGCCCGCCACCTCCTTGCCGGCGAAACTGACCGGCCCATACTCGGCGGGCTTACCCGGAATCACTAAACCCAGCGCCGCGGGCAACCCCAACGCCGCAACGCCCAGGGCACACACGGCCGCCACGGCGTTCCCCGACTTGTTCAACGTCATGCCGTCCACTTTTATCAGAATTTACGGGGTTAAGTTGGGCTAGAGTGGGTGGGCATGAAGGACTTGTACCAATTTATTAACGGCCCATGGCTCACTTCCCACGTTATTCCCGATGACCGCGGCGTGGACGGCGCCTTCCACAAATTGCGCGATGACGCGGAGCTAGAGGTCAAGGAGATCGTCGAGCAGGATTCCGGCCGCGCCGGTATCCTCTACTGCCAGTTCATGGACGTAGAAACCATCAACGCCCGCGGCATGGCCCCGCTCGACGCGGACTTGGACCGCCTAAGCGTCAAGGACTCCACGGAGTTTGCGTTCGTGCTCGGCGAGCTAGACCGTGAGGGCGTGGGCGCGCCGGCCTCGTTCTACTCCAGCAAGGACTCCGGCACGGAAGATGAGGTGGCCTACGTGGTCCAGTCCGGCCTAGGCCTGCCGGATGAGGCCTATTACCGCGAGGAAGCCCATGCGCAGATCCTGGCCGCCTATAAGAAGCACGTCGAGGAGATGCTGGGATTTTTGGACCCGGCCCGCCTGTTCGGGCTGCCGGCCGCGGCCGCGGCCGAGCGCATCGTGGCCCTAGAGACCGAGATCGCCGCCGGGCACTGGGACGTGGTGGAATCCCGCGACGCCATCAAGACCCACAACTACCGCAACCTATCCGAGCTCCCCGCCAAGGTCCGCGTCATGCTTGAAGGCGCCCGCGTGCCCGAGCACCGCCTGGTGGCGATGATGCCAAGCTACTTCGAACACTTAGATAGGCTCCTTACCGACGAGCGCCTCGCGGACTGGCAGCTCTGGGCCACCTGGCACATCCTGTACTCCCGCGCCGGCCTGCTCCCGGAGGAGGTGGGCGCCAAGAACTTCGAGTTCTTTGGCACCAAGCTCACCGGCGCCACCCAGCAGCGCGATCGCTGGAAGCGCGGCGTGGGCCTGGCGGATTCCTTCGTCTCCCAAGAAATTGGCCGGGTGTTTGTGGACAGGCACTTCCCGGCCTCTTCCAAGGCAGAGATGGAAGAGCTGGTGCGTTACCTGACGGACGCCTATGAGGACCGCATCTCCACGCTGCCGTGGATGACGGAGGGCACCCGCCGCCGCGCGCTGGAGAAACTCTCCCAGTTCAACGCCAAGATTGGCTACCCGGACAAATGGCGCGATTACACCGGCCTGGAATTCTCCGGCGAGGATCTGCTGGCCGACGTGCGCGCCGGGCATGCCTGGGCCCACGACTTTGAGCTGGCCAAGCTGGGCAAGCCAACCAACCGCGACGAGTGGTTCTGCCCGCCGCAGATGGTCAACGCGTTTTATAACCCAACCGTCAATGACATCACCTTCCCGGCGGCCATCCTGCGCGCGCCGTTTTATAGCCCGGACGCCGACGCGGCGGAGAACTTCGGCGCTATTGGCGCGGTAATCGGCCACGAGATCGGCCACGGTTTTGATGACCAGGGCTCCCAGTATGACGGCCGGGGCAACCTGGACTCATGGTGGACGGATGAAGACCGCGCAGCCTTTGAGCGCCTCACCGCCAAGCTGGTGGAGCAGTATGACGGTGAAGTCCCGTCCGTGTTGACCGAGGCCGGCATCGAATCCAGCGGCGTCAACGGCAAGTTCACCCTGGGTGAGAACATCGGTGACCTGGGCGGCCTGGGCATCGCCGTGGTGGCCTACAAGAAGTACTGCCAGGACAAGGGCATTGACCCGCTGGGCCAGCTGGCGCCCTTCGAGGTAGAAGACGCTGACCCCGCCCTGGGCGAGAAGGAGTGGAACGGCCTGCAGCGCCTGTTCTTCGCGTGGGCTCGCGTGTGGCGCACCGCCATCCGCCCGGAGCTGGCCACCCAGTACCTGGCCATGGATCCTCACTCCCCGGCGGAGTTCCGGTGCAACTTCATCGCGCGCAACATCGCCGAGTTCTATGAGGCCTTCGACGTGGACCAGGATTCCGCCATGTTCCTGCCGGAGGACCAGCGGGTGACCATCTGGTAGTTAGCCCGCGGTCCGGCCGGTAGGCTCGGAGGGTATGAGCGACGACAAAAATTCCCAGCAACGTCCGTTGGAACCCGGCCAGGACTGGCGCATCGGCGGCCAGCAGCGCCAGCTGAGCGAGGAGGAGCAGCTAGAGCAGCTGTGCTCCTACATGGACGCGCATTATGACCTGCCGGATTTCACCCCACCGTGGAGGGGCGGGGCGGGGGATCCTCTGCCCGCGGACCGTTACTCCGCGCTGCTGCCCGACCGGATCACGCACGCCTCCGTCATGGTCTTGGGCTCCGGCGGCGAGCACGAGATGCCGGGCGTGGCCTTTGCCGATGAGTTGGCCGGCCTCCAGATCCGCGACCTGCCCGAGCTGGGCGCGCAGGTCTATGCACCCGGTCCAGCGGCCGGCGCGGCGCAGGGGACCTGGGTTATTTCCTTGCACTCCGGCGGCTGGTGGCGCGGCTCCGGCCAGGCCCTGGAGATGCAGTGGCGTCCCGAGGTCGCGGCCGCGGCCGCCCTGTCCGGCGCCACCGTCATGGACCTGGACTACCCGCTGGCGCCCGAGCACTCCGTGGCGGACATGCTAGCCGCCATCCGGCGCGCGGCGGACTACGCCCGCGGCGAGGGCGCGGCCCGGCTGGTGCTGTGGGGTTATTCCTCCGGCGGTGCGCTGGCCGCTGCGGCCGCCGATCCGGAGCTGGGAATCAATCCGGACGCGTTGCTGCTGACCTTCCCGGACCTGGATTCGGTCGACGGCCTGCCGGACGAGGTCCGGGCGGGCGTAGCCGTTGCCGCCCCCGAGTCCTGGCCGCGCACGCTGCTGCAGGTAGCGCTCCAGGATGAGATCGCCGCCCGCCCGGAGATCCCGGCGGCCGCAACCCACGTCCGCGTCGAGGAGTACGTGGCCCGCCACCGCGTCTCCACGCCCACCGTGGCGCGCGAGCGGGTCAAGGCCGCGGCGCGTTTCCTGGCCTCCGCCCCCGAGTAGGCGGTAGGCGTTAACGAAATACGTGGCGTGCAAGGCTTGATTCATAGCCTTGCACGCCACGTGTTGTTTAGGAGGGCCCGCCCCCCGGCCGCGATTACTCGGAGCCCTCCGGGCGGATCTTCATCTCCGAGTCCTTCCACAGGCCGGAGCGCGTGATGACCTCATGCTGAATATCCGCCTCCACCGGGGCCTCGCCCAGGGAGTTGGTGCGCAGCTCGTACTTTTCGATCGAACCGTAGTCACGGGCCCAATCGTTGGCCAGGTAGGACGGGATCTCATAGGAGTAGTTCACCGCTTCCGCCGTGGCCATGGCCCCGCCGCCGCTGAAGGACTGGAAGTCCGTCAGGGTGGACTTGCCGGGGGCGTCAGGGGAGACGCGATACTCCGGAATTTCCGTCACGCCGGCGTAGTGGTCAAACGTGCGCTGGCACGGGAACTGCAGCGCCACGGACCAGTCCAGCAGCGCCGGGGTCTCCAACGTGAAACGCTCACCCAGCGGCTGGAGCTCCGGCACGCGCGGCGGGGTGAAGGCAACCCAGTCGTCCTCGTCGAGGGAGTCGTCGGTCGCGGAGACGCGCACAACGTCGGCCTCCGCCGGGATGTCCTCCAACGCGATGCGCAGGTTGCGCCACTGCGGGGTGGCACCCACATCACTCATCTCAAGCTCACCGACATTGGTGACGGATTGACCGTCACGCGTGCCGTACTCAAGCACGAGGTCCAAGCCCTCTTGCTCCACGCCGTTAACGTCATGGTGGTAGATGCGGCCGGCCACGGACATGGTCAGCAATGGGGTGGTCTCCGTAGCCTCGGGCAGCTCGAACCACTGGGTGGTGACCTGGGCGGTGCCCTGCTGGGCCTCGTTGTAGGAACCTAGGACCGGGACCTTGGTGTAGTCCAGGTTGAACGGTAGCTGGATGGTGGAACCGTTGGCGCCCTTGGTCTCGCGGGTGCCGCCCTCGGACGCGGACTCGCGATCCTGCTGCTCCTGCTGCTCCTCGGTCAGGGTGGTTCCGTCATTTGCCGCGCCCTGGGACGGATCGGCAGGCGCGGTATCGGAAGAATCCTCCGTCTGCGTGGCAATGGCGCCCACGGAGGCGGAGTTCATGTTCTCCGGCTCGATGGACTCGGGAATCCAGTTGGGGTCAAACCCGGAGAAGCGCTCCTCCTCGTTGACCAGTGAATCCGCCAGGCTGCCTTCAATCGGGGTGAGGAACGCGGCATTGGTGTTTTTCTCAATCAGCGCGTGGGACGCAAGGCCGCAGCGGTCCCCGCCCAGCGAGGCCAGGTTGCCGCGTCCGATGGAAAACGCCTCCCCCTGCGAGACGTACGCCTTGGCGAAGGACGCCATGGACACCGAGACCATGACGATGCAGGCCAGCGCGATGGGGGCGGACACGATACCCGCCCAGCGGGAGACCTTCCGGGCTTCATCGGCGCGGAAGTCAGCCTCGTGGCCGGCCTCGCGGGCCCGGTCCAGGCGGACGGAGTGCAGCATGGATTGCACCACGCCGACTCCCATGATGACCAGGCCGATCACCAGCACCACGGTGCTAAATTCAATACCCTTAAACTGCGGGGCGCGGTCCCACCAAGGGATGCCGAAGGAGGAGACGTACCACCAGGCGTTCCAGCCGGCCAAAGAGATGGCCATGAGCAGGACCACGGAACCCACCGCGAACGTGCGGGCGCGCGGGCTCTTCAAGGCAATCTGGGACAGCACCACCGCGCCCAGCGCCGCCACCACGCCAGCCACGCCGGCGTAGATACCAAAGTGGTGGGTCCACTTGGTCGGGGTGAACAGCAGGAAGAACATGGACAGCGCGATGATCA
Encoded here:
- a CDS encoding M13 family metallopeptidase; its protein translation is MKDLYQFINGPWLTSHVIPDDRGVDGAFHKLRDDAELEVKEIVEQDSGRAGILYCQFMDVETINARGMAPLDADLDRLSVKDSTEFAFVLGELDREGVGAPASFYSSKDSGTEDEVAYVVQSGLGLPDEAYYREEAHAQILAAYKKHVEEMLGFLDPARLFGLPAAAAAERIVALETEIAAGHWDVVESRDAIKTHNYRNLSELPAKVRVMLEGARVPEHRLVAMMPSYFEHLDRLLTDERLADWQLWATWHILYSRAGLLPEEVGAKNFEFFGTKLTGATQQRDRWKRGVGLADSFVSQEIGRVFVDRHFPASSKAEMEELVRYLTDAYEDRISTLPWMTEGTRRRALEKLSQFNAKIGYPDKWRDYTGLEFSGEDLLADVRAGHAWAHDFELAKLGKPTNRDEWFCPPQMVNAFYNPTVNDITFPAAILRAPFYSPDADAAENFGAIGAVIGHEIGHGFDDQGSQYDGRGNLDSWWTDEDRAAFERLTAKLVEQYDGEVPSVLTEAGIESSGVNGKFTLGENIGDLGGLGIAVVAYKKYCQDKGIDPLGQLAPFEVEDADPALGEKEWNGLQRLFFAWARVWRTAIRPELATQYLAMDPHSPAEFRCNFIARNIAEFYEAFDVDQDSAMFLPEDQRVTIW
- a CDS encoding alpha/beta hydrolase, whose amino-acid sequence is MSDDKNSQQRPLEPGQDWRIGGQQRQLSEEEQLEQLCSYMDAHYDLPDFTPPWRGGAGDPLPADRYSALLPDRITHASVMVLGSGGEHEMPGVAFADELAGLQIRDLPELGAQVYAPGPAAGAAQGTWVISLHSGGWWRGSGQALEMQWRPEVAAAAALSGATVMDLDYPLAPEHSVADMLAAIRRAADYARGEGAARLVLWGYSSGGALAAAAADPELGINPDALLLTFPDLDSVDGLPDEVRAGVAVAAPESWPRTLLQVALQDEIAARPEIPAAATHVRVEEYVARHRVSTPTVARERVKAAARFLASAPE
- a CDS encoding arabinosyltransferase domain-containing protein, translated to MSSSVATQTQNPPATFRVTQKSPAWLRILAVVAGLVGFLMFVATPLLPVNQTQASLSWPQNESLNSVNAPLISVAPESIQATIPLEAADYLNEGQTLLYGTVPPESEEATNRGMFVRTGDFGLTVTSLDEVVLSLSAEEASELPADAALSLTMTGDGTTVSAGRFEETIEEDLRPQVTGVYTEIENTPEALAALSSAGLDVDVEINSRFTSSPTPLKLAAMWIGLAMVLVSLFCLWRIDALDGQKRGFMPPSWKQVRPLDGVVAAILVFWHIFGSNTSDDGFIFTMGRVSENADYMANYYRWYGVPESPFGSPYYDLIALLAQINTASIFMRLPALIAGLLVWFVLSREILPRFGANIDGRRVAHWTAAFMFLAFWLPYNNGTRPEPIVALGVMLTWASFERSIATRRLLPAAVGTIIATLTLGLGPTGLFAVGVFLVCLPRLFKFMSERVASMGGGALGWLTMVAPFLACGTAILVAVFGDQTLATVLESTRVRTEVGPALPWHSEYVRYTTLFEQSVDGSMTRRFAMFTMLFCLVLILFAYVKDRRIPSVPAGPTRRLLLIIALSMFFLLFTPTKWTHHFGIYAGVAGVVAALGAVVLSQIALKSPRARTFAVGSVVLLMAISLAGWNAWWYVSSFGIPWWDRAPQFKGIEFSTVVLVIGLVIMGVGVVQSMLHSVRLDRAREAGHEADFRADEARKVSRWAGIVSAPIALACIVMVSVSMASFAKAYVSQGEAFSIGRGNLASLGGDRCGLASHALIEKNTNAAFLTPIEGSLADSLVNEEERFSGFDPNWIPESIEPENMNSASVGAIATQTEDSSDTAPADPSQGAANDGTTLTEEQQEQQDRESASEGGTRETKGANGSTIQLPFNLDYTKVPVLGSYNEAQQGTAQVTTQWFELPEATETTPLLTMSVAGRIYHHDVNGVEQEGLDLVLEYGTRDGQSVTNVGELEMSDVGATPQWRNLRIALEDIPAEADVVRVSATDDSLDEDDWVAFTPPRVPELQPLGERFTLETPALLDWSVALQFPCQRTFDHYAGVTEIPEYRVSPDAPGKSTLTDFQSFSGGGAMATAEAVNYSYEIPSYLANDWARDYGSIEKYELRTNSLGEAPVEADIQHEVITRSGLWKDSEMKIRPEGSE